In Microbacterium terrisoli, the genomic stretch CCAATGGCTTGGCCGTATCGGCCGCGGGATGCGATGTGACTGGGTTCATCATGTGCTGTTCGGGGTGGGGTCGGCTCATCAGATTCGACGCCGGCCGCCCATCTCGAGCAGCCGACGGGCGACTTAGGCCCCGGCGCGCACAATGCGCGTCTCGGGTTCGCGCCGTCGGCAGCACTCGCACCATTGCCACTGCCTAACAGCCGAGCATACCCCGCTCGGCTGTGCTACGCATCGCAGGTCACCGCGTGTAGAGCTTGACCAGCCCCCACACGGCGACTCCCACCACGGTGGCAACCCCCACCACTCCGACCGCAGCCAGCGCCGGGCTCTTCCTCGTGAGCTCTCGCGCCGCAGCCACGCGTTCGCCGGTGGCCCGTGCGACGCGCTTGGGCACATTCGCCTTCTCTTCGATCGCAGAAAGCGCCGCCTTCAGCTCCGCGCGCGCCTTCTGGACGGGGTCCTGGATGTCGATGGGCACCGCGGTGCGGGGGATGACGGAGTCAGAACTCATCGGTCACGTCCTTCACGATCTTCACGTCCTTGGCGACGGCCTGGCCGGGATTCTGGCGTTGGGTGAGCCGGCGGAACCGCAGCAGGCCGAGCAGCGCGAACACCACCGCCAGCAGCAGGCCGATGCCGAACACGACCAGCGCAGACAGCCACACAGGCCACCACGACGAGAGACCCGCGACGAAGAATCCGAGCAGCACCGGCACCGACCAGAACAGGAAGAACAGTGCCACCGCCATCCAGCCCGCGCCGATCCCGGCATCCTTCGCCGTCCGACGCACCCAGGTCTTGGCCGCGTCGATCTCGGCGACGACGAGATTGCGCACGAGTTCGGGCAGATCGCCGATGAGGGTCAGAAAGCCGTCCGCTGACCTGTCGCGATACCTCCGTGACGTGGGCATCTCAGTCCCTGTCGCGGTTGCGGGCGGCACGCCTCGCGTCGTCGGCGATGACCTTCGCCGCCGCCGCGACATCATCGGCGGACTCACGCCCCGCATCGACGGCGGCATCCAGTCGTTCGCCGGCCGTTCCGCGCGAGGATGCGGCCTTGGCGACCTTGACAGCCCCGTCCCACAGCATGCTGGGCACCGCCATCGCAGCCGACTTGCCGAGATCCTTCACCTTGTCGACCTGATCCTGCACGGGCTCAAGGTTCCAGAGCTTCTCGGCCTGCTCCTTGATCTGCTCGTACCGTTCGCGCCCCGCTCGCGTTCCGAGGACGTAGCCGACGGCCAGCCCGATCGCGAGTCCGACTTTGCCCCTCATCGCGTCTCCTCACCTCGTTGCCTCACCCCAGGGTAACGCTGTATGCCGTTTCAGGCATCCACCCTCTCACCCCGGCGCACGATCGCCGAAAAGCGCTCGTCGACGCAGCCGGTCGGCCGCAGCCGAGGCGTCGGGCACCACCCGGGCCAGCCCGCTTCCGCTGACCCACGCCCCTGTCACGGCCAGCCGCGGCAGCGCCTCGACGGCGTTGCGCACCCGTGCGGCCTCGGCCGCGCGTCCGCGCACGGCGGGGTTGGGCGCGAGCACGAAGCGCTGACGCGTCGCCGCGCGCACGGAGGCGGCGTCCAGCTCGACGCCGAAGAGAGCGGATGCCTCGGCCCGCCCGAGCTCGATCGCCGAGGCGTCGTCGAGTGCGGCTGTGGCGGGCGGCGTCGATCCCGAGCCGAACGTGACGCGCAGAACGTGTCGGTGCGGTGCCTCGCGAGCGGCCTGTTCGGAAAGCCAGGCCCATTTCGCGGTCAGGTGCTGGGCGCTCGCGGCCGCTCTCGCGCCGGGAGCGACGACGATCTCGGCACCGCGCGGGGCCTGGTCCAGAGCCGGCGCGTCCACGACCAGGGTGACCGTCTCGATGGCCGTGCCGGCCTCGGCGGTCGCGCCCCCGTCGACCGCAGTGCCGGCCTCGGCGGTCGCGAGCCGGTCGACGACCGGCTCGAGCAGCATCCGCGCCGCGCGCTCGTCGGTCGCGACGATGACGGCGTCGAACTCCTCCGGCTGCCGTCCCTCGTCGCCGGGTGCGGCGGCCTCGGCGGATGCGACCGACTCGGTCGCGGTGTGCACGATCCACCGGGTGCGGCCGCCTTCGGGAGCTTCGAGCGCGGTGGCTGCGGCATCCACCCGCACACGCGCACCGCGAGCCGTCAGGTGCTCTGCCAGCGCGTCGACGAGCCTGCCCATCCCGCCGACGAACGATCGCACGGCGGGCCCATCGCCGCGCTCGGCGGCCAGGATGGCGACAGCACCCGACAGCGAGCCGGCACGGGTGAGGGCGGCGTTCAGGCCGGGCGCGGCGACATCCACATCGATCTGGTCGGGTGTCGTGCCGTACACCCCCGCCGTCAGCGGCGCGACCAGGCGATCGAGCACCTTCTGCCCCATGCGCCGGCTGACCAGCACGTCCAGGCGACGCTCATGACCTATCGTCAGCGGCGGGCGCAGCCGGTCGAGGTACGCGCGCCACATGCCGCCCGCGCCCAGCAGGTGGCGGGCCTCGTCCGAGAACATGTTCTCCGGAATGCCCAGCACGGTGTCCTGCGGCAGCGGTGCCGCAGCGGTCGTGTACACCCATCGCTGCGTGGTGGCAGGCTCCACGACATCGTCGGCAATGCCCAGCTGCGCGATCAGGCGATCCAGCGCACGCGCGCCGAACCCGTCGGCCGCGGCATCCACCCGCAGTCCGTCCAACTCGACCGTGCAGACCGTGCCGCCGAGCCGGTCGGATGCCTCGAGCACCGTCACATCCAGGCCGACCTTCGCGCACTCCCAGGCGGCGACCAGGCCCGCCACGCCGCCGCCGATCACGGCGACATGCCGGCGTGCGGCCTGGGCTGCCAGCGCGTCAAGGGCGATCGCGTCCGCGTCGGGGACGGACGGGTCGTCTGTGCTCACCGGTCCATCCTTTCACCCACACCCTCGCATACCCGTGGCGCACCTGGGAGAGTGCACCGATGGCGCTGAACATCAACCTCCGACACGGCCGTGCGCATATCGGGGTTGTCCAGCATCCGAGCCACGTATGCGCTGGCCGTGGTGAGATCGTGGACGTCGCCCTGGCGGCTCGTCTCCTCGGCATCCTACGAGAAGGCGTCGAGCACCCGATCAGCGTCACCCGCCTGCAACTCCCGATAGACCGTCACATCGGCCGGATTACCTATCCCGACCTCGCATGCCGACTGACAGACTGGTTCACATGGCCCTTCACATCACCGGAGACACCGCCGCCGACGACCTGCTCACGAACAACCCGCTGGCACTGCTGGTGGGGATGCTGCTGGACCAGCAGGTCGCCATGGAGACGGCGTTCACCGGCCCGCTGAAGATCCGGCAGCGCGTGGGGTCGATGGATGCCGCGACCCTCGCCGACTACGACCCCGACGCCTTCGCCGAGGCATTCCGCCAGACTCCCGCCGTGCACCGGTACCCGGGGTCGATGGCTTCTCGTGTGCAGGTGCTGTGCCGGCAGGTCGTGGAGGACTGGGACGGCGATGCCGCCGCGATCTGGACGCGCGATGAGCCCACCGGCGCCGAGGTGTACACGCGGCTGCGCACTCTGCCCGGGTTCGGCGAGCAGAAGGCGAAGATCTTCCTGGCTCTGCTGGGCAAGCAGTACGGGTTCACCGGAGCGGGCTGGCGCGCGGCATCCGGCCCGTACGGCGATGACGGATCGCTGCGCAGCGTCGCCGACATCACGAGCCCCGAGACCCTCGCCGCTGTGCGCGAATTCAAGCGCGAGCTGAAAGCGGCGGCAAAGGCGAAGAAGAGCTGATGTGACCCGGCCGCAAGGGGTCGCCCGAAGCGAGCGCGTGGCCTAGCCTGTGAGCACAGGACCTAGCCGGCCCCAGTGAGCACAGGGAGATCATCATGAGCGACACGATCCTCGTCGGAGTCACGTCCGCCGCTGTGGCAACGCGCGCGGTGGACTGGGCGGCAGCGCGTGCCGCTACCCTCGGACAGCACCTCGAACTGATCGCCGTCGTCGGCGGAGCGGTGGGCGCCGTCGGCGAAGACGACGTCGTGCGCACGGCCGAAGACGCCGCACAGCAGCTGCTGGACGGTCATGCCCAGCGGGCACGACAGGCGGGGGCGGATGTCTCGACCCGCGTCGACCGCGGCAATCCGGTCACCGTGCTGGTGGAGGCATCCCCGTCGGCCTCGGTGCTCGTGATCGGCAGCGACGCGACGGGACCCGGATCCACGCGCGGGTCGCACGGCATCCGGATCACCGCGGCCGCGCAGTGCCCCGTCGTGGTCGTCCCCGACCTGGACGTGGAAGGCCATGGCGTGCTCGTGGGCACCGACGGTTCCGAGGTCTCGGCCGCCGCCCTCGCGTTCGCCGCCGCCGAGGCCGCGCGCACCGGTGAAGCGCTGACGGCGGTGAGCGTGTGGACCCCGATGCCGATCCCGGGGCCGCTGAGCGGATACCCCGAGCCCTACCTCGACGATATGCAGGGCGTCACCGCCGAGATCCTGCGCAGCGCGCTGGCACCGGTGCGCGAGCTGTACCCCGACCTCGAGATCGTCGAGCGGGTCGAGTGCGGTTACCCGTCAACGATCATCACCGAACTGGCGCAGGAGGCCCGTCTCGCCGTCGTCGGCAGCCACGGCCGCGGCGCGTTCGCCCGGCTGCTGCTGGGGTCGATCAGC encodes the following:
- a CDS encoding universal stress protein; this encodes MSDTILVGVTSAAVATRAVDWAAARAATLGQHLELIAVVGGAVGAVGEDDVVRTAEDAAQQLLDGHAQRARQAGADVSTRVDRGNPVTVLVEASPSASVLVIGSDATGPGSTRGSHGIRITAAAQCPVVVVPDLDVEGHGVLVGTDGSEVSAAALAFAAAEAARTGEALTAVSVWTPMPIPGPLSGYPEPYLDDMQGVTAEILRSALAPVRELYPDLEIVERVECGYPSTIITELAQEARLAVVGSHGRGAFARLLLGSISHEVLARLATVTAIVR
- a CDS encoding YtxH domain-containing protein, translating into MRGKVGLAIGLAVGYVLGTRAGRERYEQIKEQAEKLWNLEPVQDQVDKVKDLGKSAAMAVPSMLWDGAVKVAKAASSRGTAGERLDAAVDAGRESADDVAAAAKVIADDARRAARNRDRD
- a CDS encoding HhH-GPD-type base excision DNA repair protein, which codes for MALHITGDTAADDLLTNNPLALLVGMLLDQQVAMETAFTGPLKIRQRVGSMDAATLADYDPDAFAEAFRQTPAVHRYPGSMASRVQVLCRQVVEDWDGDAAAIWTRDEPTGAEVYTRLRTLPGFGEQKAKIFLALLGKQYGFTGAGWRAASGPYGDDGSLRSVADITSPETLAAVREFKRELKAAAKAKKS
- a CDS encoding protoporphyrinogen/coproporphyrinogen oxidase; protein product: MSTDDPSVPDADAIALDALAAQAARRHVAVIGGGVAGLVAAWECAKVGLDVTVLEASDRLGGTVCTVELDGLRVDAAADGFGARALDRLIAQLGIADDVVEPATTQRWVYTTAAAPLPQDTVLGIPENMFSDEARHLLGAGGMWRAYLDRLRPPLTIGHERRLDVLVSRRMGQKVLDRLVAPLTAGVYGTTPDQIDVDVAAPGLNAALTRAGSLSGAVAILAAERGDGPAVRSFVGGMGRLVDALAEHLTARGARVRVDAAATALEAPEGGRTRWIVHTATESVASAEAAAPGDEGRQPEEFDAVIVATDERAARMLLEPVVDRLATAEAGTAVDGGATAEAGTAIETVTLVVDAPALDQAPRGAEIVVAPGARAAASAQHLTAKWAWLSEQAAREAPHRHVLRVTFGSGSTPPATAALDDASAIELGRAEASALFGVELDAASVRAATRQRFVLAPNPAVRGRAAEAARVRNAVEALPRLAVTGAWVSGSGLARVVPDASAAADRLRRRALFGDRAPG
- a CDS encoding phage holin family protein; this translates as MPTSRRYRDRSADGFLTLIGDLPELVRNLVVAEIDAAKTWVRRTAKDAGIGAGWMAVALFFLFWSVPVLLGFFVAGLSSWWPVWLSALVVFGIGLLLAVVFALLGLLRFRRLTQRQNPGQAVAKDVKIVKDVTDEF